CCCTGAAATTTTTGACGTTATAAGGGCGTGGAATTTGCTAGATGCTTCGAGTGCGTTATTTGCGTTTATTGTAATATTTCTTGCGTGTATAATTTTTTGCTAGCTGGATTGATTATTATGCGTTCAATTATGTAAAATATCGTTTTATCCTGTATCACTAAAGGAGGAAATATTTTACATGTTAAGCGATATCGAAATTGCCCAGGCCGCCAAGCCTGAATTAATAACAAATATAGCAGCAAAATTAGGAATCTCTGATGATGACTTAGAATGTTACGGCAAATACAAAGCAAAAATTTCTCCCGCCGTGTTAAAGCGTCTTGCAGATAAGCCCGACGGAAAATTAATTCTCGTTACTGCCATTACTCCGACTCCTGCAGGTGAGGGAAAGACTACTACAACAGTAGGACTCACTGATGGATTAAACAAAATCGGCAAGAGGGCTTGTGCTGCTCTTCGTGAGCCTTCGTTGGGGCCGAGTTTCGGACTCAAGGGGGGTGCAGCCGGCGGAGGTTATGCTCAAGTTATACCGATGGAAGATATAAATTTGCATTTCACCGGCGATTTACACGCGATTACTACTGCACATAATTTGTGCGCTGCAATGCTTGATAATCACATTCAACAGGGCAACGAATTAAATATTGATCCGCGAAAAATAGTTTTCCGGCGTGCAATGGACTTAAACGAGCGAGCTTTACGAAATATAATTATCGGTCTAGGAGGCACAGCAAACGGAGTCCCGCGCGAGTCAGGTTTTGACATTACAGTAGCGTCTGAAGTTATGGCGGTCTTGTGTCTTGCGTCTGATTTAATGGATCTCAAATCACGACTTGGCCGGATTGTTTTAGCTTACACTTACGATAATGAGCCCGTTACAGTCAATGACATTCAAGCGGCTGGCTCTATGGCTGCATTACTCAAAGACGCAATCAAGCCCAATTTAGCGCAGACTCTTGAAGGTAACCCGGCATTTATTCACGGAGGCCCATTTGCAAATATAGCTCACGGTTGTAACTCAGTGCAGGCAACGAGACTCGGACTCAAATGTGCAGATTATCTCGTTACAGAAGCAGGATTCGGCGCGGACTTAGGAGCAGAAAAATTTTTAGACATCAAGTGCAGGACAGCAGGATTAAAGCCTGATGCAGTAGTTGTTGTTGCCACGATTCGCGCGCTCAAAATGCATGGAGGACTAAGCAAAAACGAGCTGACTCACGAAAATTTAAACGCTCTCGAAAAAGGTATCCCGAATCTTTTAAAGCATATCGAGAATATACAGAAATACGGCCTTCCCGTTGTTGTAGCGATTAATAAATTTGCAAGTGATACAGAATCAGAAATTAATTTACTCTCGAAAAAGTGTGAGGAGTTAGGCGCGTCATTTGCTCTTGCTGACGTATGGGCGAAAGGCGGCGAGGGCGGCAAATTATTAGCTCAAAAAGTTGTAGAGGCCTGCGGGAAAGAGTCTAATTTCAGATTCATTTATGAGTCCGACATGACCCCGAAAGAAAAAATGAATGCAATCGCACGTGAAATTTACGGAGCTGACGGAGTCGACTTCACACCACAGGCAGAGAAAGATTTACAAAGGATTCACGATCTCGGCAAAGATAATTTACTCGTGTGCATGGCCAAGACTCAATATTCTTTGTCAGATGATCCAGCTAAACTCGGCCGTCCTGAACATTTTAGAATCACTGTGCGCGAAGTGAGACTCTCTGCGGGTGCGGGCTTCTTAGTTGCGATAACAGGAACAATTATGACAATGCCGGGACTCCCGAAGAAACCTGCTGCGTTAAATATCGACGTTGACGAGAACGGCAAAATTACGGGGTTGTTCTAAATGGAGATAACGAAATTTTTAGCAGATCTTGCGTCTGATTTACCGGCACCGGGAGGCGGGGCAACTTCTGCACTTTCCGGAGCAATGGGCGCGGCTCTCGTCTCAATGGTCGCGAATCTTACAATCAATCGCGAAAAGTACGCACAATTTCAGGAGTTAGCAAAAGATTCGGCCAAGCGTGCAAATGAGTTAATGCAAAATTTGACTGAATGCATAAATAAGGACATGACTTCATTTGACGGCGTAATAAGTGCTCTCAAGCTCCCGAAATCTACAGACAGTGAGAAATTAGCGCGTTCACAAGCATTGCAGGAGGCTTATAAAATCGCGGTCTCTGCACCGTTTGAAATAGTTAATAATTGTCTCGAAGTAATGAAGCTCGCAAGAAATTTAATCGGGAAGTCAAATATTACTGCTGAATGTGATTTAACGGCGGCTTTATCACAGTGCAACGCAGCAATAAATATAGCGCTCGAAAACGTGAGAATAAATTTAGCTTTCATCAAGGACGAGCAATACAACGCAAAAATTTCTGAATGGGCAGCTAATTCAGAACGTGAGAGCAAGGAGCTTTTGTCATGGCAGAAATAATAATGAAGGGTTCAGAAGTCGCAGCAGCAATTAAAGAGTCTTTGTTGGGAAAATCGGCAACTCTCGCAATAATAAGAGTCGGCGCACGTCCTGACGATTTATCTTATCAGCGCGGAATAATGAAGCGATTCGAGTCTCTTGGCCTGTCCGTTAAAGTCTATGAGCTTGACGAAAATATCACGCAAAATGGATTTGACTCGGAGTTTGCGCGCATAAATGAAGACTCAAGCAATCAAGGAATATTATTATTTCGTCCGTTG
The sequence above is a segment of the Synergistaceae bacterium genome. Coding sequences within it:
- a CDS encoding formate--tetrahydrofolate ligase — protein: MLSDIEIAQAAKPELITNIAAKLGISDDDLECYGKYKAKISPAVLKRLADKPDGKLILVTAITPTPAGEGKTTTTVGLTDGLNKIGKRACAALREPSLGPSFGLKGGAAGGGYAQVIPMEDINLHFTGDLHAITTAHNLCAAMLDNHIQQGNELNIDPRKIVFRRAMDLNERALRNIIIGLGGTANGVPRESGFDITVASEVMAVLCLASDLMDLKSRLGRIVLAYTYDNEPVTVNDIQAAGSMAALLKDAIKPNLAQTLEGNPAFIHGGPFANIAHGCNSVQATRLGLKCADYLVTEAGFGADLGAEKFLDIKCRTAGLKPDAVVVVATIRALKMHGGLSKNELTHENLNALEKGIPNLLKHIENIQKYGLPVVVAINKFASDTESEINLLSKKCEELGASFALADVWAKGGEGGKLLAQKVVEACGKESNFRFIYESDMTPKEKMNAIAREIYGADGVDFTPQAEKDLQRIHDLGKDNLLVCMAKTQYSLSDDPAKLGRPEHFRITVREVRLSAGAGFLVAITGTIMTMPGLPKKPAALNIDVDENGKITGLF
- a CDS encoding cyclodeaminase/cyclohydrolase family protein, whose amino-acid sequence is MEITKFLADLASDLPAPGGGATSALSGAMGAALVSMVANLTINREKYAQFQELAKDSAKRANELMQNLTECINKDMTSFDGVISALKLPKSTDSEKLARSQALQEAYKIAVSAPFEIVNNCLEVMKLARNLIGKSNITAECDLTAALSQCNAAINIALENVRINLAFIKDEQYNAKISEWAANSERESKELLSWQK